One window of the Streptomyces asoensis genome contains the following:
- a CDS encoding RNA polymerase sigma-70 factor — protein sequence MTDDPFVVHRSLLFTVAYEMLGSAADAEDVLQESWLRWADVDPLQVRDPRAYLVRVVTRQALNRLRTLSRSREEYVGEWLPEPLLTSPDVAEDVELAESVSIAMLTVLETLGPTERAVFVLREVFDMPYGEIAEAIGKSAATVRQIARRAREHVAAKRPRVQVSQSERQAVVERFLAALRTGKLQELLEVMAPDVVLVADGGGLVAAVLAPVHGAQPVAELLARANRVVAAFETTAVWLNGAPAGRIEFDGEPAAVSLEVENGRVTRVYVVRNPRKLTRIDELAELAR from the coding sequence ATGACCGATGATCCGTTCGTCGTCCATCGCAGCCTGCTGTTCACCGTCGCCTACGAGATGCTCGGGTCGGCGGCCGACGCGGAGGACGTGCTCCAGGAATCCTGGCTGCGATGGGCCGACGTCGACCCCTTACAGGTGCGTGACCCGCGGGCGTACCTCGTCCGCGTCGTCACGCGGCAAGCGCTCAACCGGCTGCGGACACTGTCACGCAGCCGTGAGGAATACGTGGGCGAGTGGCTGCCGGAACCGCTGCTGACCAGCCCCGACGTCGCCGAGGACGTCGAACTCGCGGAGAGCGTCTCCATCGCCATGCTGACCGTGCTCGAGACGCTCGGGCCGACGGAGCGGGCGGTGTTCGTACTCCGCGAGGTCTTCGACATGCCCTACGGCGAGATCGCCGAGGCCATCGGGAAATCCGCGGCCACGGTACGGCAGATCGCCCGGCGGGCACGCGAACACGTGGCGGCCAAGCGGCCACGGGTGCAGGTGAGCCAGTCCGAGCGGCAGGCCGTGGTCGAGCGGTTCCTGGCCGCGCTGCGCACCGGGAAACTACAGGAACTGCTGGAGGTCATGGCGCCGGACGTGGTCCTGGTCGCCGATGGCGGCGGGCTGGTCGCCGCCGTTCTGGCCCCGGTCCACGGCGCCCAGCCGGTGGCGGAACTCCTCGCACGCGCGAACCGGGTGGTGGCCGCGTTCGAGACGACGGCCGTATGGCTCAACGGCGCGCCGGCGGGCCGCATCGAGTTCGACGGCGAGCCGGCCGCGGTGAGCCTCGAGGTGGAGAACGGGCGGGTCACCCGGGTCTACGTGGTGCGCAACCCGCGGAAGCTGACGCGGATCGACGAACTGGCCGAACTCGCCCGGTAG
- a CDS encoding aromatic prenyltransferase: MKSLFKQAFMPTPGGQMPGTAGVEEVYAAIEEAAALLNVPCSRDTVGPILTAFAPFEGGVIFSASAGERHAGDLDLTIQVPRRIADPYAHALANGFLEKTDHPVGSLLSDLHERCSIDEYLIDFGVVGGFNKVYVHFPRDVQSVSQLAAVPSIPPALAENAGFFARHGLDDVAMIAIDYRNRTTNLYFQVPGIEPKVILSMLQELGLPEPEQELLESAGKTFRVYVTLGWDSSKIERISFARSLDLPVIQARVEPEIKRFVTGTPYTYEGERFSISIVKWSPDGEWFNVGSYYQFGPLQWEVLRKILR, translated from the coding sequence GTGAAATCCCTGTTCAAGCAAGCGTTCATGCCGACACCTGGAGGACAAATGCCCGGAACTGCCGGGGTGGAAGAGGTCTACGCGGCCATCGAGGAAGCGGCCGCACTGCTGAACGTGCCCTGCTCACGTGACACGGTCGGGCCGATCCTGACCGCGTTCGCGCCGTTCGAGGGCGGGGTCATCTTCAGCGCATCGGCGGGCGAGCGCCACGCGGGAGACCTCGACCTCACCATCCAGGTGCCCCGACGGATCGCTGATCCCTACGCCCATGCTCTGGCGAACGGCTTTCTCGAGAAGACCGACCATCCCGTCGGCTCCCTGCTCTCGGACCTCCATGAGCGGTGCTCCATCGACGAGTACCTCATCGACTTCGGAGTCGTCGGCGGGTTCAACAAGGTCTATGTGCACTTCCCCCGTGACGTGCAGTCGGTGTCACAGCTCGCCGCCGTCCCGTCCATTCCGCCCGCTCTGGCCGAGAACGCCGGGTTTTTCGCCCGGCACGGCCTGGACGACGTCGCGATGATCGCGATCGACTACCGGAACAGGACGACGAATCTGTACTTCCAGGTCCCCGGCATCGAACCGAAGGTCATTCTTTCGATGCTCCAGGAGCTGGGTCTGCCGGAACCGGAGCAGGAGCTGCTGGAGTCCGCCGGCAAAACGTTCAGGGTCTACGTCACCCTCGGCTGGGATTCTTCGAAGATCGAGCGGATCAGCTTTGCCCGAAGCCTGGACCTGCCGGTGATCCAGGCCCGGGTCGAGCCGGAGATCAAGCGGTTCGTGACAGGCACCCCGTACACGTACGAGGGGGAGCGTTTCAGCATTTCGATCGTCAAGTGGTCGCCTGACGGTGAATGGTTCAACGTCGGATCGTACTATCAATTCGGTCCGTTGCAGTGGGAGGTTCTGCGGAAAATCCTCAGGTGA
- the pcaB gene encoding 3-carboxy-cis,cis-muconate cycloisomerase: MPSDTTLTADPAAGPAAAQPDCGLLSPVWADAPIAAAVSDSAWLQAMLDAEAALSRAQARLGTVPETAARVITQSARADRLDLMSLARQARQSANPVVALVREFTALVAARDADAAAYVHRGSTSQDILDTATVLVARRALRLIRTDLERIEQALAALAREHRDTLMAGRTLALHAVPTTFGCKAAGWRHLVLDAAQKLDRLTGRDLPVQLGGAAGTLAGYLQHAQGAEPAAYVQDLTEAFAAELGLSAPLIPWHTLRTPVVDVATAAAFTCGALGKIAVDVLSLTRTEVAEVHEPAPPGRGASSAMPHKRNPVLATAIRSAALQTPQLAATVLGCLLSEDERSAGAWHAEWEPLRALLRLTGGAAHQAADLVSQLSVDTARMRANTQITGGQIVSERIAAVLAPLLGKARARELLNEASARSARTGEPLAEILGQDDRASAVLSGASLTDLFAAQAYTGAAGPLTERALSRSLPPQSTK, encoded by the coding sequence ATGCCCAGTGACACCACCCTCACCGCGGACCCGGCCGCCGGCCCGGCCGCGGCGCAGCCGGACTGCGGCCTGCTCTCGCCGGTCTGGGCGGACGCACCCATCGCGGCCGCGGTGTCCGACAGCGCCTGGTTGCAGGCCATGCTGGACGCCGAGGCGGCACTGAGCCGGGCGCAGGCCCGCCTGGGCACGGTGCCCGAGACAGCCGCACGGGTGATCACACAGTCGGCACGGGCCGACCGCCTGGACCTGATGTCCCTGGCCCGGCAGGCACGCCAGTCCGCCAACCCCGTGGTGGCGCTGGTACGGGAGTTCACCGCGCTGGTGGCGGCCCGGGACGCCGACGCGGCCGCGTACGTGCACCGCGGGTCCACCAGCCAGGACATCCTCGACACGGCGACCGTCCTGGTGGCCCGCCGGGCCCTGCGGCTGATCCGCACCGACCTGGAACGCATCGAGCAGGCGCTGGCCGCACTCGCCCGCGAACACCGCGACACCCTCATGGCAGGCCGCACCCTGGCCCTGCACGCGGTGCCGACGACCTTCGGCTGCAAGGCCGCAGGCTGGCGCCACCTCGTCCTGGACGCGGCACAGAAACTGGACCGCCTCACCGGCCGGGACCTCCCCGTCCAGCTCGGCGGAGCCGCCGGAACCCTGGCCGGATACCTCCAGCACGCCCAGGGCGCCGAACCCGCCGCCTACGTCCAGGACCTCACCGAGGCGTTCGCGGCCGAACTGGGGCTGTCCGCCCCCCTCATCCCGTGGCACACCCTGCGCACACCCGTGGTGGACGTGGCCACCGCCGCGGCGTTCACCTGCGGCGCCCTGGGCAAGATCGCCGTCGATGTGCTGTCACTGACCCGCACCGAGGTCGCCGAGGTGCACGAGCCGGCGCCCCCGGGCCGCGGCGCGTCCTCGGCCATGCCGCACAAGCGCAACCCCGTCCTGGCGACGGCGATCAGATCCGCCGCGCTACAGACACCGCAGCTCGCGGCGACCGTACTGGGCTGCCTGCTGAGCGAGGACGAGCGCTCCGCCGGCGCCTGGCACGCCGAATGGGAGCCGCTGCGCGCCCTTCTGCGGCTGACCGGAGGAGCGGCGCACCAGGCGGCGGACCTCGTCTCCCAGCTGTCGGTGGACACGGCACGCATGCGTGCCAACACCCAGATCACCGGGGGACAGATCGTCTCCGAGAGGATCGCCGCCGTCCTCGCGCCGCTGCTCGGAAAGGCGCGGGCGCGGGAACTGCTGAACGAGGCATCCGCCCGCTCGGCGCGCACCGGCGAGCCGCTGGCCGAGATCCTCGGCCAGGACGACCGGGCGTCGGCCGTCCTGTCGGGCGCCTCGCTCACCGACCTGTTCGCGGCGCAGGCGTACACCGGGGCCGCCGGCCCGCTGACGGAGCGCGCGCTGTCCCGGTCACTGCCCCCGCAAAGCACGAAATAG
- a CDS encoding FAD/NAD(P)-binding protein yields MTARHRTVCVIGAGPRGLCVLERLSANARSIPQGSTVHVHVVDPYPPGPGRVWRTDQSPHLLMNTVAGQISVFTDASVDMRGPLEPGPSLHEWAVALTAGESGDDHPAHVLEEARALGPDTYPTRAFYGRYLRWAYRRIVDGAPAGLTVTSHRCRAVALDDAPDGPHGPRQRVTLADGTLLEDLDAVILCQGHLPARPDTAEQELLSQVRRRGLCHIPPANPADVDLDVLAPGTKVLLRGLGLNFFDYLAQLTVGRGGSFTQVSGRLTYHASGQEPLIHAGSRRGIPYQARGENEKGPHGRHEPLLLTLDRIAQLRRTHDGSGADFKDDLWPLISREVEAVYYATLLRSRGDTLHAQRFQADYLGAGWGQRHTDAVLDAYGIGDKDRWDWELLAKPYRNREFTGPQDFTGWLLDYLRQDAAEAKSGNVSGPLKAALDVLRDLRNEIRLAVDHGGLHGDSYRTDLDGWYTPLNAHLSIGPPARRIEEMAALIEADTLRIVGPDIQVAVDRTGYTASSPLVPHSAVRVDALVEARLPVITLNRTDDTLLRHLLDTGQCTAYRIRTRSGDTYQTEGMAVTERPFRLIDASGRAHPRRFAFGVPTESVHWVTAAGIRPGVNSVTLTDADAIARAALGCDTAHGQDAPTGQGLAHAQ; encoded by the coding sequence ATGACAGCGAGACATCGCACGGTGTGCGTGATAGGTGCCGGACCGCGCGGGCTCTGCGTGCTCGAGCGGCTGTCCGCCAACGCCCGCTCGATACCCCAGGGCAGCACCGTCCACGTCCATGTGGTCGACCCCTACCCGCCGGGACCCGGCAGGGTATGGCGCACCGACCAGTCCCCTCACCTGCTCATGAACACCGTCGCCGGACAGATATCGGTGTTCACCGACGCCAGCGTCGACATGCGCGGCCCCCTGGAACCCGGACCGAGCCTGCACGAGTGGGCCGTGGCGCTCACCGCGGGCGAGAGCGGCGACGACCACCCGGCACACGTCCTCGAAGAGGCCCGCGCCCTGGGCCCCGACACCTACCCCACCCGCGCGTTCTACGGCCGCTACCTGCGATGGGCCTACCGGCGCATCGTCGACGGCGCGCCCGCCGGCCTCACCGTCACCTCCCACCGCTGCCGCGCCGTGGCCCTGGACGACGCCCCCGACGGCCCGCACGGCCCCCGCCAGCGGGTGACGCTCGCCGACGGAACCCTGCTGGAGGATCTCGACGCCGTGATCCTGTGCCAGGGACACCTGCCGGCCCGCCCGGACACCGCCGAACAGGAACTGCTCTCCCAGGTACGCCGGCGGGGGCTGTGCCACATCCCTCCGGCCAACCCCGCCGACGTCGACCTGGACGTCCTGGCCCCCGGCACGAAGGTGCTGCTGCGCGGACTCGGACTGAACTTCTTCGACTACCTCGCCCAGCTCACCGTCGGCCGCGGCGGCTCCTTCACCCAGGTCAGCGGCCGGCTCACCTACCACGCCTCCGGACAGGAGCCGCTGATCCACGCGGGCTCCCGGCGCGGCATCCCCTACCAGGCCCGGGGCGAGAACGAGAAGGGCCCCCACGGCCGCCACGAGCCGCTCCTGCTCACCCTCGATCGCATCGCACAGCTGCGCCGTACCCACGACGGCTCCGGAGCCGACTTCAAGGACGACCTGTGGCCGCTGATCTCCCGCGAGGTCGAAGCCGTCTACTACGCGACGCTGCTCAGGTCACGCGGAGACACCCTCCACGCACAGCGGTTCCAGGCCGACTACCTGGGAGCCGGCTGGGGACAGCGGCACACCGACGCCGTCCTCGACGCGTACGGCATCGGCGACAAGGACCGCTGGGACTGGGAACTGCTCGCCAAGCCCTACCGCAACCGGGAGTTCACCGGCCCGCAGGACTTCACCGGCTGGCTCCTGGACTACCTGCGCCAGGACGCCGCGGAAGCGAAGTCCGGCAACGTCAGCGGCCCGCTCAAGGCGGCCCTCGACGTCCTGCGGGACCTGCGCAACGAGATCCGCCTGGCGGTCGACCACGGCGGCCTGCACGGCGACTCCTACCGCACCGACCTGGACGGCTGGTACACCCCGCTCAACGCACACCTGTCGATCGGCCCGCCGGCCCGGCGCATCGAGGAGATGGCGGCGCTCATCGAGGCCGACACGCTGCGGATCGTCGGGCCGGACATCCAGGTGGCCGTCGACCGCACCGGATACACCGCCAGTTCACCGCTCGTGCCCCATTCGGCGGTCCGGGTCGACGCCCTCGTCGAGGCACGCCTGCCCGTGATCACGCTGAACCGCACCGATGACACACTCCTGCGCCATCTGCTGGACACCGGACAGTGCACCGCCTACCGCATCCGCACCCGCTCCGGAGACACCTACCAGACCGAGGGCATGGCCGTCACCGAGCGGCCGTTCCGCCTGATCGACGCGAGCGGACGCGCACATCCGCGCCGCTTCGCCTTCGGGGTGCCCACCGAGTCGGTGCACTGGGTGACGGCCGCCGGCATCCGGCCCGGCGTCAACTCGGTGACACTCACCGACGCCGATGCCATCGCCCGCGCGGCACTCGGCTGCGACACCGCACACGGACAGGACGCTCCCACCGGACAAGGACTCGCACATGCCCAGTGA
- a CDS encoding 3-oxoacyl-ACP synthase III family protein: MTDIGILGTGAYVPDRVVSNDEVSAAAGVDDTWIIRKTDIRQRRWAAPDQATSDLATAAGRAALASAGITADQLSAIVVATSTPDRPQPPTAAYVQHNLGAAGAAAFDINAVCSGEVFALSAAESVLARRGGYALVIGADLYSRILNPLDRRTVVLFGDGAGAMVLGADGRGARIRHLQLHTYGELADLIQVPAGGSRLPCDPAAIEAGLHYFTMDGRAVRRFVEDRVPQLTKQFLHEAGVVPDDISHFIPHQANGVMLGTVFADLALPHATMHLTLTRYGNTGAASVPITLDEAARTGAFHQGDLILLAGFGGGMAAGFALVEW, encoded by the coding sequence ATGACCGACATCGGGATCCTGGGAACGGGCGCCTATGTGCCGGACCGAGTCGTCTCCAACGACGAAGTCAGCGCGGCAGCAGGGGTCGACGACACCTGGATCATCCGCAAGACCGACATCCGCCAACGCCGCTGGGCCGCCCCCGACCAGGCCACCTCGGATCTGGCCACGGCCGCCGGACGCGCCGCGCTGGCATCGGCCGGCATCACCGCCGACCAGCTGTCGGCGATCGTGGTCGCCACCTCCACGCCGGACCGGCCGCAGCCGCCCACAGCCGCCTACGTGCAGCACAACCTCGGCGCGGCCGGCGCGGCAGCATTCGACATCAACGCCGTGTGCTCCGGCGAGGTGTTCGCGCTGTCCGCGGCCGAGAGCGTGCTCGCCCGCCGGGGCGGCTACGCACTGGTCATCGGCGCGGACCTGTACTCGCGCATCCTGAACCCGCTCGACCGCAGGACGGTCGTGCTGTTCGGCGACGGCGCCGGCGCCATGGTCCTGGGCGCGGACGGCCGGGGCGCCCGCATCCGCCACCTCCAGCTGCACACCTACGGCGAACTGGCGGACCTGATCCAGGTGCCCGCAGGCGGCAGCCGGCTGCCCTGCGACCCCGCCGCCATCGAAGCGGGCCTGCACTACTTCACGATGGACGGGCGCGCAGTGCGCCGCTTCGTCGAGGACCGCGTGCCGCAGCTGACCAAGCAGTTCCTGCACGAGGCCGGTGTCGTACCCGACGACATCAGCCACTTCATCCCGCACCAGGCCAACGGCGTCATGCTCGGCACGGTCTTCGCCGACCTGGCCCTTCCCCACGCCACCATGCACCTGACACTGACGCGCTACGGCAACACCGGAGCCGCCTCCGTCCCGATCACCCTGGACGAGGCCGCCCGCACGGGCGCCTTCCACCAGGGCGACCTGATCCTCCTGGCCGGCTTCGGCGGCGGCATGGCAGCGGGATTCGCACTGGTCGAGTGGTGA
- a CDS encoding carboxymuconolactone decarboxylase family protein — translation MTLRIPKVELPTELRESLLKQLGAVPEPVEVVYNAPDVATSNQEFSAKVAQWDYADAGLKTFAHMAVAAQVGCSWCLDINYFAALHQSLDMTKASQVPRWRDSDVFTPLERDVMEYAEAMTNTPPTVTDELSASLLERLGAAALVELTVFIGYANLATRINTAHGITSQGYSEVCEIPLAQRAQSPAVA, via the coding sequence ATGACACTGCGTATCCCCAAGGTAGAGCTCCCCACCGAGCTGAGGGAAAGCCTGCTCAAGCAGCTCGGCGCCGTGCCCGAGCCCGTCGAGGTGGTGTACAACGCCCCCGACGTCGCCACGTCCAACCAGGAGTTCTCGGCCAAGGTGGCCCAGTGGGACTACGCCGACGCGGGCCTGAAGACATTCGCCCACATGGCCGTCGCGGCGCAGGTCGGCTGCAGCTGGTGCCTCGACATCAACTACTTCGCGGCACTGCACCAGAGCCTCGACATGACCAAGGCGAGCCAGGTCCCGCGCTGGCGGGACTCGGACGTGTTCACGCCGCTCGAGCGGGACGTGATGGAATACGCCGAGGCCATGACGAACACGCCGCCGACCGTCACCGACGAGCTGTCGGCGAGCCTGCTGGAGCGGCTCGGCGCGGCGGCGCTGGTCGAGCTCACCGTGTTCATCGGCTACGCCAACCTGGCCACCAGGATCAACACGGCGCACGGGATCACCTCGCAGGGCTACTCCGAGGTGTGCGAGATTCCGCTGGCCCAGCGTGCGCAGAGCCCCGCCGTAGCATGA
- a CDS encoding ParB/RepB/Spo0J family partition protein, whose amino-acid sequence MSLTEQLTYPTADLDEIESSAIWIESHPITRVRIGSLVFEDSPRLDGEDQDHVRMLAEAGDALPPITVHRPTLRVIDGAHRVRAALLNGRGGIAARLLDCDEAAAFVLSVKANVTHGLPLSRADRAAAAARIILTHPRWSDRAVAAATGISDKTVSRIRSQSSAEQSGQSGTRLGRDGRMRPVDSGQGRRRAAAIFLDRPDAGLREVARATGLSPATVRDVRQRIDRGEDPVPGRYRSVRDTRPATNRPRPPAAPADREVAPVDRQKLLAKLSEDPSLRLNEAGRRALRWLHHYSVDGDSIETLEQGLPCHWAPEVADLARSCAAAWSELAAQLQQRAE is encoded by the coding sequence TTGTCTCTGACCGAGCAGTTGACATATCCGACTGCCGATCTCGACGAGATCGAGTCGTCGGCGATCTGGATCGAATCGCACCCGATCACCCGCGTACGGATCGGCTCGCTCGTCTTCGAGGACTCTCCCCGTCTGGACGGAGAGGACCAGGACCACGTACGGATGCTCGCCGAGGCCGGGGACGCCCTGCCCCCCATCACCGTGCACCGCCCCACCCTGCGCGTCATCGACGGCGCCCACCGGGTGCGCGCGGCCCTGCTCAACGGCCGGGGCGGGATCGCCGCCCGGCTGCTGGACTGCGACGAGGCCGCCGCCTTCGTCCTGTCCGTGAAGGCCAACGTCACCCACGGTCTGCCGCTGTCGCGGGCCGACCGGGCGGCCGCGGCGGCACGCATCATCCTGACCCACCCGCGGTGGTCGGACCGCGCGGTCGCCGCCGCCACCGGGATCTCCGACAAGACCGTCTCCCGCATCCGTTCGCAGTCCTCCGCAGAACAGAGCGGGCAGTCCGGCACCAGACTCGGCCGGGACGGCCGGATGCGCCCCGTCGACAGCGGCCAGGGCCGCCGCCGAGCCGCAGCGATCTTCCTCGACCGGCCCGACGCCGGTCTGCGCGAGGTCGCCCGCGCCACCGGGCTCTCCCCGGCCACCGTGCGCGACGTGCGCCAGCGCATCGACCGCGGCGAAGACCCCGTCCCGGGCCGCTACCGCAGCGTCCGCGACACCCGGCCCGCCACGAACCGCCCGCGCCCGCCCGCCGCCCCCGCCGACCGCGAAGTCGCCCCGGTGGACCGGCAGAAGCTGCTCGCCAAGCTCAGCGAGGACCCCTCGCTGCGGCTCAACGAAGCCGGCCGGCGCGCGCTGCGCTGGCTGCACCACTACTCCGTCGACGGCGACAGCATCGAGACCCTCGAGCAGGGACTGCCCTGCCACTGGGCTCCCGAGGTCGCCGACCTGGCCCGCAGCTGCGCGGCCGCCTGGAGCGAACTGGCGGCACAGCTCCAGCAGCGCGCCGAATAG
- a CDS encoding nuclear transport factor 2 family protein: MTDQSDDTDLPQAADPDEQRRHAVRVVHAFYGALEAKDLDAFAELWTADAVYRVPVTPYGVPGEFAGRDAIVAGLRQFFALFGTTRFTWDAEPMADPRRVLATWTLEIELLGGGTYRNRGASIFRLEHNRIAEFTEYVDTAAFLGVFAAKVGTAHRFFELLNAKDLDAWGELWHDQGVLTVPYSPQGSPSPTEGKDKIVAAYQELFAVYETFGTELTGVHPAVGSDAICVQYRVRATLAGGAVYTNDSIAVFRFQDGLISACHDYFDPRRFQDVLDALG; encoded by the coding sequence ATGACTGATCAGAGTGATGACACAGACCTGCCGCAGGCGGCGGACCCGGACGAGCAGCGCCGGCATGCCGTTCGCGTCGTGCACGCCTTCTACGGCGCCCTGGAGGCCAAGGACCTCGACGCGTTCGCGGAACTGTGGACGGCGGACGCCGTGTACCGGGTTCCCGTCACCCCGTACGGCGTTCCCGGGGAGTTCGCCGGGCGGGACGCCATCGTGGCCGGGCTCCGCCAGTTCTTCGCCCTCTTCGGCACGACACGGTTCACCTGGGACGCCGAACCGATGGCCGATCCCCGGCGGGTGCTGGCCACCTGGACGCTGGAGATCGAACTGCTCGGCGGAGGCACCTACCGCAACCGGGGGGCGTCGATCTTCCGGCTGGAGCACAACCGGATCGCCGAGTTCACCGAGTACGTCGACACCGCCGCGTTCCTGGGCGTCTTCGCCGCCAAGGTCGGCACGGCGCACCGGTTCTTCGAGCTGCTGAACGCCAAGGACCTCGACGCGTGGGGCGAGCTGTGGCACGACCAAGGTGTGCTCACCGTGCCGTACTCCCCCCAGGGGAGCCCGTCCCCGACCGAGGGCAAGGACAAGATCGTCGCGGCGTACCAGGAACTGTTCGCGGTGTACGAGACGTTCGGCACCGAACTGACCGGTGTCCACCCCGCCGTGGGCTCCGACGCGATCTGCGTGCAGTACAGGGTCCGCGCGACACTCGCCGGCGGAGCGGTGTACACCAACGACAGCATCGCGGTCTTCCGGTTCCAGGACGGGCTGATCAGCGCCTGCCACGACTACTTCGACCCGCGCCGCTTCCAGGACGTCCTCGACGCCCTCGGGTGA
- a CDS encoding hydroxymethylglutaryl-CoA synthase, whose product MASDSAIGIHDLSFATTGFVLPHTALAEHNGTDIGKYHVGIGQHSMSVAGADEDIVTMGAAAAAPIISRHGADQIRTLVFATESSIDQAKSAGVYVHSLLGLPSATRVVELKQACYGATAALQFAIGLVHRDPAQRVLVIASDISKYELDSPGEATQGAAAVAMLVTADPALVRIEEPSGLFTADVMDFWRPNYRDAALVDGQESITAYLQAVEGTWKDYQEQGGRSLEEFSAFCYHQPFTKMAHKAHRHLLNTCGYDTDESDIKRAIGQTTACNTVVGNSYTASVYLALAALLDHADDLSGRPVGFLSYGSGSVAEFFAGTVVPGYRAHLRTEAHREAIEGRRLLDYAAYRELHEWSFPTDGGDHPTPAQTTGPFRLAALRGHKRIYERR is encoded by the coding sequence ATGGCCAGCGATTCCGCCATAGGCATTCACGATCTGTCGTTCGCGACCACCGGGTTCGTCCTGCCGCACACCGCGCTCGCCGAACACAACGGCACCGACATCGGCAAATACCATGTGGGCATCGGCCAGCACTCGATGAGCGTGGCCGGCGCCGACGAGGACATCGTGACCATGGGCGCCGCCGCCGCCGCGCCCATCATCTCCCGGCACGGCGCCGACCAGATCCGCACACTCGTCTTCGCGACGGAGTCGTCGATCGACCAGGCGAAGTCGGCCGGCGTGTACGTGCACTCCCTGCTCGGGCTGCCGTCGGCCACCAGGGTCGTCGAACTGAAGCAGGCCTGCTACGGAGCGACGGCGGCCCTGCAGTTCGCCATCGGCCTCGTCCACCGCGACCCCGCGCAACGGGTCCTGGTGATCGCGAGCGACATCTCCAAGTACGAACTCGACAGCCCCGGCGAGGCCACCCAGGGCGCGGCCGCCGTAGCCATGCTGGTCACCGCCGACCCCGCGCTGGTACGCATCGAGGAACCCTCGGGCCTGTTCACCGCCGACGTCATGGACTTCTGGCGGCCCAACTACCGCGACGCCGCACTCGTCGACGGACAGGAGTCCATCACCGCCTATCTGCAAGCGGTCGAGGGCACCTGGAAGGACTACCAGGAACAGGGCGGCCGCTCACTCGAGGAGTTCAGCGCGTTCTGCTACCACCAGCCGTTCACGAAGATGGCCCACAAGGCACACCGCCACCTGCTGAACACCTGCGGCTACGACACCGACGAGAGCGACATCAAGCGCGCCATCGGCCAGACCACAGCCTGCAACACGGTCGTCGGCAACAGCTACACCGCATCCGTCTACCTCGCACTCGCCGCGCTGCTCGACCACGCGGACGACCTGAGCGGCCGGCCCGTCGGCTTCCTCAGCTACGGCTCCGGCAGCGTCGCCGAGTTCTTCGCCGGCACCGTCGTGCCCGGCTACCGCGCACACCTGCGCACCGAGGCGCACCGCGAGGCGATCGAGGGACGCCGGCTGCTCGACTACGCCGCCTACCGCGAGCTGCACGAGTGGTCCTTCCCCACCGACGGCGGCGACCACCCCACCCCGGCGCAGACCACCGGCCCCTTCCGGCTCGCGGCGCTGCGCGGCCACAAGCGCATCTACGAAAGGCGCTAA